The DNA region CAAAACCGTGTTATTACGTCTTCGGGTTTAAGGCGGGGTGCGGATATGAATGTTTATATCCGTTTAATTCCTTGTTTGGGCGCTTTTTTAAGCCCTGCCTGTCACCCCGACGGGCAGGGCTTTTTTTGTTGCCTCTTCCCGGCCGGGCGATGCTCTGGATTGATTCCTGAGAACCTGGAGACGAACAATGAAGAATGATCATAAGGACGAAAAGGACATTTGGTTTCCGGCGAAAAAATACGGATGGGGATGGGGAATCCCCCTAACCTGGCAGGGATGGGCCGTCATGGTCGGATACATGCTTCTAATGACCGTGGGCGCCGTATTCCTGACGAGGCCTCCGCACGAGATTTGGTTTCTCCCTTTCACCGTAATCGCCACCGCCCTTCTGATCTTCATTTGCTGGAAAAAGGGGGAAAAGCCCCAATGGCGCTGGGGCAAAAAGGATTGAGCCCCAAAAGGCGCCCGGGCGCAATGGCCGCGCCCCGAAAAAATTACTGATAGCGAGCGGCCGGAAGAGGCACGTCTCCTCCTTTTCCGAACCGTTCTTCCGAAGGGTTTTCCGGCGCTCAAACACCGCTCACGAGCGCCGGGAAGCCTTTTGCTTTTTTTTGACAATGCCGTGATAAGGCATTAAAAGTATATAGCTTGATGGCAACATATTTTCCGTGCGCCAAAAACATAGGAGACCACCCATGAAGCCCCCCATCGTCCTTGCTGCATTCGGCACTTCCACCCGCGCAAAAGCCACTTACGACCTTATCGACGCAGCCTACAGGGAAGCATTCCCCGGCCATGAAATCCTTTGGGCATACACCTCCCGCACCGTGGCATCCAAGGTGAATAAACGCAGCGACGAACAAAAGCTCCATCCAGAAGAGGTCATGGATATGCTGGCCAGCCAGGGGCATGAGTGGGCTGTGGTGCAATCGTTGCACCTTGCCTGGGGGCATGAGTTTTTTCGTTTGAAGGATGACGTGCAGCACGAAAAAGTCCGGGCTTCCATGGGCCTGCCCTTGCTCACCTCCCCGGAGGATTGCATGGAAGTCGCCGAGGATCTCGCCCGATTTTTTGATTCCCCCGAAGACGAAGCCCAGGTGTTTGTGGGCCACGGCACGGATCACCCGGCATGGGCCATGTTCACGGCCATGGGGAGCATCCTGAAGGATATGTACGGGGATCGGGCTTTCATGGGAGTGCTTGAGGAAGGGTATCCGGACCGGGAGGTCCTGATCAACAAACTGCTGGTCCAGGGATATAAAAAGGCGCGGCTTATCCCCTTTTTGCTGGTTTCGGGCATGCATTTCGCCAAGGACCTGGCCGGGAAAAAGGATTCCTGGAAAGTGAAAATGGAGGAAGCCGGAATTCAAGTGGAAACGGAAAACATAGGCCTTGGCCAAAGCCCGGCCGTCATCCAAATGTTCGTCCGGCACACCCGAGAGGCCTTGCATTTGGTTCCTTTGTAGGCTGCGCAGTTGTGGGATAATGTAGGCTTGATATTTGTTAGTCGATTATGCAAAGACGTCCCCAAAAACGCACGAACATGTCAACCTCTCCGCTTGCCCCTTCCGCCGTTGCTGCAACGATGCTTTCTTTGTGGACATCCATTCCGACATAAAGTACCTTGTTCATGACCCCTCCTTGATGTGGCTCTGAGTGATTGAAAACTAACAGCTTCCAATTACTTAACCCACGGTTTCAAGGAGCGGGTCAACCCCCTTGGCCTGAATCGCCGCCCGTATTACCCATAATATCTACTATTTTTATAGATAAATCGTAGATTGGGTTGAGTTTGCAAAACCTAACAAAAACTGCGCCGAAACTGCATCCTTTGTTCGGCCGGGGCTGTTCCTCAAAACCGAAAATATTTTGCGTCCCTGTGACAAAAAAACTGCAAGGTTAACCACCGAAGACACGGAACACACAGAAAACGATCTTTCCGTGCCTTTCCGTGTGTTCCGTGGTTTTTTATGCTCTGTAGGCAATCCCCCTGCCCTTTGAAAAAACAGTCATTACGGACCCCGGCGGCACACTACGCTGCCGGGGGCGCCCAAATACTTACCAATTGGCCTCAGTTCTTTGTCGGCGGATCGTCGCCAAGAGCTTGAAGAATCCGGTTGATGGAAAAATGAATTCTCATGCCGTTTTTTTTGCCGTGAGGGGCCAGGGCGGCGTAGCATCCCGGGCAATAGCAATAGACGTTCGGCGCCGCGGTGGCTTTTAACTGATCCACCCGCTTCTGGGTTTCCTGGGCTGCCTGGGTATGATCCCAATTATTCCGGAATCCGCTGGCGAATCCGCAGCACAAGGAGTCCTGCCTGGTATTGGCCGGTTCCGCCAGGGTCAGGCCCGCCGCCTCGTGCAGTCCGTAAACCGCATCATAAAAGGACTCTCCCAACTCGCTGCTGTAGCAGGAATCGTTAATGGCCGCGGTTCCTTCCAACTTGTTTGTAAATTGCAAATCTCCGGCCTGAACCTTTTCCCACAACCAATCCCAAATGGAAATGACCTCAAAGGGCAATTCCACGCCGTGATAGGCGGGCCACATATTTCCGTAAAAGTTGGAGCATGAGCCGCAATAGCATACCAGCCGCTCGGTATCCAGTTGGGTCAGCATGCCGTAGGTGCGGTCCACGGTCCGGGTAAAGGCGTCGTAATCGCCGAACCGGTAGGGAATCTCGCCGCAGCATGCGTTGCGCGGGGCGTATTTCGCCAGGCCGGACAGGGCTTTGGAGTATTCTATGGTATGGGGAATGGTCCGGCCGAAACAGCCTATGAACAAGGTGTCGCGAGATTTTTCGGGAACCTCGGTCCATTTGTCCAAAATGGCCTGATGCGCTTCCGGCGCTTTTTTATATTGATCCAGAAAATAGCCGGAATCCGAGTCGCCCGTGAACATGTACTTCACGCCGGCGGGGACCTCCTTGCCGCCCTCCCGGTTTTTGGCGTTCATCCTCTCCATGATGAGCGCGTAAGGCTTTAGCTCCTGGGGACAGTAGTGGTTGCAGGTCATGCAGAAGGTGCATTCGTTCAATACCCGCTCCGGCTGCTCGCCGTTAAGCAGGCGTTTGATTTCCGCCTTGGACTCCTCCTTGCCCATTTGCATCACCGGGCATTTTTGCAGGCAGATTCCGCAATTGATGCAGGCGTCCTGGTCTTTGCCTGCAGGGATAAAAGCGTCGATATAGGATTTACTGGCCATGATCCCTCCCCAAAATAAATTATGATGATTTTATGAAAACAAAGCGCCGGACTATTAAAATGAATGGGACATCTTACACAAATTCATCCGATCGTGCAAATACTAATTCCGAATTTCCGCATGAGCCCATGGTGCGGGGTTTACTTCGCCAAAATCTCAAAAAGAATAGATCCCCGTTTCCGGGAGTGCGGCCTCTTCGCATCCTCATAAAGGAGCGCCAAACGCCCTTCGAATTTTCGTTCACCTCGAAAGGTCGTCATCCCGGCAAGGGCGATCCGTTTTTCAGGATCGTCCGCAAGCCGGGAGCGGCGTGATCTCCGGCTCCCGGCCTTGCTGAAGGAATGGCGGTTGAGCGTTTATCTTTTAGGCGCTGCGGCGGCTTGCATCATGCGGGTGTAGTTGCGGCAGAAGCGATCTTCGCCCAGGAGCATTTTGACGGTCAGGATCGCCTCCCGCATGGATGCTTCCGTGGGGTCTACAATGGCCGAATCCATACCGGCCGCATAGGCCAAGGTCAGAAAGGTTCGGTTGATGAGCATACGCTTGGGCAGGCCGAAAGACACGTTGCTAAGCCCCATGGTGATGTGGGCCTCGGGGAACTCCTCCCGAATGCGGCGGATGACCTCCAAGGTAATGTTGCCAGCCTGGATGTCGGTGGCAATGGAAAGCACCAGAGGATCGATGTAAAGCCTTTCATCGGCCAGGCCGCTTTCGCGGGTGCGGGCGATCATTTTCCGGACCACCTCCATGCGGGCGTCGACCGTTTTAGGAATCCCGCCTTCGTCCAGGGCCAGGGCGATCAACTCGCAGTCGTTGGCTGCGGCCAGGGGGAGAATTTCCTCCAGCCGCTTGGGCTCGCCGGATATGGAGTTGATCATGGGCTTTTGACTGACCTTTTCCAGGGCGGCTTTTAAAGGCTCGGGCCGGGAGCTGTCCAGGCAAAGCTGACAGTCCACGGCGTCCTGAACCACGCCCACCAGCCAGATCAGGTCCTCGGTTTCCGTATCGGGCGCGGAGCCTGCGTTCACATCCAGAAGGTTTGCGCCGGCCTCCACCTGAGCCTTCGCCAAAGCTGCGATGAATTCCGCGTCTTTCTCCTTGATGGCCTGGCCCACGGATTTCCTGGTTCCATTTATTTTTTCGCCGATTATCTTCATAAGGGTAAACTTCTCCTGTTCCTTTTTTTAAGGATTCAATAATGCCTGGCGCGACACCGTCCGCGCCTTAAAAAGTACGGGGTTGATTAGAAGCGCATGGCTTTCACGAGAACGCTGCTGAAGCTGGAATCGTTGGCCATTTCCACATGCACGGCGTTTCGGGCGATTTTTTCGGCCCGGCTTCTTTCCCGGCGGGAAAGCAAGGCCAGGCATGCTCCGTCCGCGGCTGCATTTCCGGCCTGCACGAATTCAGCGTCCGCCAGGTCTTCGGGCAGGAGGCGGATGGCCAGGGCGCTCTCCATATTCAGGTGAGACCCGAAGGCGCCCGCCATGTAGACCCGGGAGATTTCCTTGGCGGAAATTCCCATCTGTTGCAGCAGCTTTTGCACGCCGGCGTGGATGGCGCCTTTAGCCAGTTGGAGTTCCGATATATCCTTCTGTGTGATTATGATGTCTTGTTTTGCTTGGTCTTTTTCCTTGGTAGCCAGCAGATAATATTTGCCGCGGGGGCTTTTGTGCACTCCCTTGGCCTCGTAGGTAAAATGCCCGCGAGAGTCCAGGACCCCCGCCCTGACCATTTCGGCCAAAGCGTCCACAAGGCCGGAGCCGCAAATTCCTACGGGCGGCTCGTTGTTGATGGTGAAAATTTCAGGGCCGTTTTCCGTTATCCTCACCTTATGAATGGCGCCGGGGCTGGCACGCATGCCGTCGCGAACGTGGGCGCCTTCCAATGCCGGGCCCGAAGCGCAGGATGTGACGAACATGCCGCCGTCTGCGCCCGGCCTGGTTAGGACGATTTCCGTGTTGGTGCCAATATCCACTCCCAGGCAGGTTTCATCAGCCTGATCCAGGCCGCAGGCCAGTATCATAGCTGTATGATCCCCGCCCACAAAGCCCTCAATACAAGGAAAGACATACACTTTGGCGGTGGGAGCGTCTTTTATTCCGAACGCCTTTCCCGTAAGCTCCAGGGGATTGGAAAATCCTGCGGCGTAGGGAGACCGCGCCAGGGGGGAGGCCGGCAATTTTAACAGCAGGTGCGACATGGCGGTGTTGCAGGCGACCGAAATATTGGAAACCCTTTCCGGCTCGACGCCTGCATTTTTACATAATGCGCTCAGGAGATCGTTGATTGCATCCTTGGCCGCCGCCGACAGCCTGCCAGGTCCGTCCGGGTTATGAATGGCGTAGTCCAGACGGCTGATCACATCCTCGCCGTAGGAAATCTGGGGGTTCATGCACCCTTCCGAACAAAGGATTTCGCCGGTTTCCAAGTCCACCAGCCGCCCCGCTATGGTTGTGGTTCCCAAGTCAAAGGCGGCGCCTATGGGCGTTTTTTTTCCGGCAATCAGACCGATGGGAGCGCCGTCCTGCAAAAACACGGTCAACTCTCCGTTCGACTCCCGCAATGAGCCGGACAGGCGTCTTACAAACTCGGGGGATAGGGTCCACCCGTTTTCATCCCAAGCGTCCATAGCCTCGGACAGGCGACGCGAGTCCGAACGCTGGTCCTGCAAATTGGGCAAGGGGAGATTTACAAACCGGGATTGAACCAGCCGGTCTCCGTCCGGGCTTCGCATACGGCCTTCCAGTTGCAGGCTTTGTTCATGAACCATGGAGGCTTTGGGCACATGTATTTTTACATCGCCCAAAATGCGGGTCATGCAGGCCAAACGTTCCTGGGGGGCGGCCGAAGATTGCTCCAAAACCTTTAATTCCGACGAATCGGGAGGAGCGGCCCCGCCGGCGAGAATGTGCACCCGGCATTTTCCGCACTTGCCCTTGCCCCCGCAATCGGCGGCCAGGGGAACGCCGGCCGATTGGGCGGCCTGGGCGATTGTGGTTTCAAAGGGAGCCTCAATGCGCCTGCCCAGAGGCTGGAACTCCACCGTGCAAGTTTTTTCGGATTTGGATGACATTGCGCAACCCGCTGCTTCCCCGGCCCCGCCACAGAGAAGGATTGAACGGGGCCTGTGGGATATTTTTCAGGAAGCGGCGGCCCGGCCTTTGCTACCGGCCGCCGCTGCTTGATGGTTACCGGTTATGAAACTTTGCCGTACTCCCGGTTGGCGGCCACAAAGGCCTCCATATTCTCGAACTTGGTGTTCATGGGCGCGTCGCAGCCCGGCGTCAGCAGGAGGCCCTTGGGCCCCAGGTCCTGCACCAGGTTTTTGGTGTACTCGTATATATCGTCCGGCGTGCCTGCGGAAAACAGGGTGGGCGGCATGTCGCCCATGATAGCCGTGTGGTCTTCCAGGATTTCCTTGGCTTTGCGGATGTCGGTCATGCCGTCCAGGTTGAGGATGCACTTCTTTGGGGGAAGCTCCTTAAGCCTTTCCAGGTCGCGGGTCCAGTCCTGATCCCAGTGAAAAACCGGCGTGATCCCTTTTTCAATAAGCGCTTCAGCGACTCTACGGAAGTACGGCCATACAAACCGGTCCCATAGCTTGGGCGCCAGCATGGCGCTGGCCGTACGCCAGCCTCCCACCCATACGCCCATGACGCCTGTGGCCATGGAGGCCATGACGCCTTGTTCAATGAGCACCGGCACGAGCACTTCCATGGCTTCCTCGACCTTGTCCGGATTTCTGTAAAGGTCAAAAAAGAATTGGTTCATGGAGCGGGCGCCGCATAGAGGCTCAAAGGGAATGGTTGTGATACCGGATACGATGGGGTAGTATCCCGCTTCCTTGAACTTGGGCGCAATTTGCGTAATATTCTCCATCATCCAGGCGTTATGCTTGCCCATAAGCTCCATATCGCACACCTTGGGCAGCAGTTTTTCCACAAAGGCCGGAAAGCCGTTCTCAATGATGAAATCGTAATCCTCGGGTTTCATGACTTCCTTTTCCTGGACCTGCCAAAGGGCGTCCTTGTCCAGGTCGATGCCGGGTATCAGCACCTTGGAAAGCCAAAGGTTGGTCAGGTGCATGGGAAGCATGCCCGATTGCATGAAGTTAACGCCGTCCATGTCGCCCAGCTTTTTAATGGCTTCAATGGTCATGTCCACGCCCGCAGTCGCATCCAGGCAATATTCTTCCTGGGTCCGCCCCATGTATCTGGGGGCGAAAGCGCAGCCCATGAAAATGGAGGGAATCATGTCCACGGGTTCGTGGTTGATGGCCTTTTGGATTCTGGCTTTTCTTTCTTCATACAATTTTTCGTTTTCTTGACTCATGATAACCACCCCCGCGCCAATGTAACGGCCGCCTGGGCGTCTGCGCCCCAGTTGTCCGCGCCGGTGTATTTGCATACGGTTTCGTCAATAGGGCCGCCGCCGATCATGATCTTGACCTTGTCGCGCAGACCTGCTTTTTCAAAGGCTTCCACGGTTTCCTTGATGGAGTCGAAAGCCACGGTCAGCAAAGCGGACAGGCTGACCACCGTGGCGCCGGTTTCCTTGACTGCTTCTACAAATTTTTCGGCCGGTACGTCCACCCCTAGATCGGTCACGTCCATGTTGGCGGATTGGAGCATGCCCACGACCAAGTCCTTGCCGATGTCGTGGATGTCGTCTTTCACGGTTCCCACGATCACTTTTCCGGCTTTGGCGCTTTGTTCAGAAGCAAGATTCGGGCCGATCTCCTCGTTAATCTGCTTGAAAATTTCACCGGCCATCATGAGGTCGGAAATATAATAGGTTCCTTCTTCGAACTTCTTGCCCACGCCGATCATGCCTTCCTGGCAGGCGGCGAGAATGGCGTTGACGTCCACACCTTCCTCCAACTGCTTTTTCACCAAAGCCAGAACTTTCTCCTCTTCCAGCTCCGCCATCAATGCAGCGATATCGTTACTCATATTCAGTCTCCTTGTGAAGTCCGCCTTTCTTGCTCAAAAAAGGCGTGCAGCCGCCCTCGCGGCTTCAGTTGTCGTCCCCCATATACATTTCGTACCGAATTGTTTCCCCGGGCGGCACGATCCGAATATGGCTGCTTCCACCACCTTGGATCAACTCGTCGAACAGCGCGGTCGACCCAAATACTTCCTCATATTCCAACCCATGCTCCTTGGCCTTGGAGCGGGCGTAATCCTGGTATGATTGGGCATTGGCGGCGCCTTCCATTCCGATGTACGTCAAGCGGGTGTAATTTTTCAGAATGGCTTTCATAAGGCGATTCGCCGCCTTTTCCCCAAAGCGGCCGAGCATGTATTCGTATTCCGTAAACGGAGTGGAACCCACGTCCATCCAGCCTTTGCTCAGGAAAAAGGTGCCGGGCGCGGACTTCATGTGAGCCTTGTGCGCAGTTTTCGATCCCAGAAAAAGGCCGATGCAGTCGTCCACCAAAGGAAAGACCAGCCTGGACTTTTTCGATTTCAGGCCTTCCACAGCGCGAGAGCAGAGCCCGTACCCCAAAATCAGGGTTTCGTAGTTGTTTTCCTCCTCGTCGATGGCCTCCTGGATTGTGGTGCGCAGGCGATCCGGGTATACATGCAGGGAGGGGTCCAACTTCCTGACAGGCAGGTCCTCTCCTATTCTTGATTGAAGCTCGCTGGCTACGACTTCGCAGGCGATCAGGATTGATGGTGCGCGCATAAACACTTCTCCGTCCCCCCGCAATTAATTTCGACACAGGCGTCTTTTTGCGCCTCTTCAATGGACTCCATTACCAACTTCTCCACTTTTTCCGACGAAAGGCCCAAAACATGCGCGTTCAACGTTGCATGCACATGATCCAGCGCTTCGGCGAGGCCTCCCTCCACGGATGGGGCGTGCTTTGCGTCCACGGCGCTCACCCGCATCCAGGCGCCCTGGTCGTCTTGGGCGAAGGCTTTGAGGTGGCCGATTACGGCCCTATTTTCTTTGGAGCACTTGTCCGCCAAACTTTTTACAACGGAAAGAACTGCTGCTTCACAAACGGAAGCCGCGCCGCTGCTTGTGGGGCGCAGGTGCAGCTTCATGGCGAAAGGCTCCAGGTTTAATCCTTCCATGGAAAAATCCTTTCCAATATTTCCTGAGAGATTTCCTCCCGAACATTGATTGCAAAAACACTTTCCCCGGACAAATGACTCAGGGCGACCTCCCGGGCAAGATTCAGTTCCTCCTCCGAGGCGATGTCCGCTTTGGTGATGAGAATCATGTCCGCATGGGTGAGCGTGGAATCAATCAAAGGGCCGGCCACGGCCATGAGCATTTCCACCCGCAGGGAGTCGATGAGGCCCACTTTGGTCAGGCTTTCAAAGGGAACGCCCTGATAGTCCGCCAGGACGTTCATGAGGTTTTTGGGATCGGCTGCGCCGGAGGGCTCCAGCAGGACCACGTCCGACTGAAACTCCCGGTCGATTTTTTCCAGGGTTCCGATAACGTCTCCGGCCAGGGAGCAGCAGACGCATCCTCCCAGCATTTCCCACACATTGTGTCCAAGCTGTTTCATAATTTGGTTATCCACGCCGATTTCGCCCACTTCATTGACCAGAATGGCGGTTTGCTTGTTCAGGCTTTGGGCTTTCTCGGCCAGTTTCAGGAGGAGGGAGGTTTTTCCGGTCCCCAGAAATCCGATGATGATGACGAGTTTCATGGCGTCTCCTTGGGTGCGCGTTGTCACTATGTCACAATAAGCACTTATTATAATAAGTTGTCAATATAATTTTTACTATAAATTCTAACCCAGTCGGCCCAATAACGACTATTCCCAATAAATCAAATTTGTTGCCAAAATTTCCCCAACCGGCGTCTCTATCTCGCCTCCAAATCTTTTGATTTGATTTTATAGGATTAACCTATTATAATAATATCAATGGATGCGCCGAGGCCCCAGGGCCTCCTTGCTTTCCCATCCGCCAGGCGGCCGGCCCCCTATCGGCCTCGGAACGGCCGGCGCGTTTTTTTTTGGGTGAAGCTCCCCATGGCAAGCATAAGGGGCGTCTCAAGGCCTGCGCGCAGCAAGCCCAGGGGTGATGATTATCCCCCCTAAAATAATAAACTCTTGACCGGCGGAGAAAAATCAGAGCCAATAGGGAAAATCCGGACATAAAAGGCAGCCGAACAAATCCAGCAACCCTTACGACGCCTAAAACATGGACAAAGCACTTAAAATAGATCGAAAATCCTACCTGCCCGCTTACGCCCAGATTGTGGATATCATCCGAAAGCAAATCTCTTCGGGGGAGTATCCGCCGGGAAGCCGCCTTCCCTCGGAATCCCAGTTGTGCCGGCAGTTCCAGGTCAGCTCGGTGACGGTTCGCCGGGCCATAAGCGTCCTGGTGGAGCAGGGGGTTGTGGACACAACCCAGGGCAAGGGGTCTTTTATCAAGCCCCTGGAGCTGGGGAGCTTCTCTTTTGACCTCCGGGAGTTGCAGGAGGTTTTCGAAGACGAGGAAGACACCCAGGTCAAACTATTGAAGGCCAGAATAATAAAAGCGGATGCAGCGCTGGCCGACAAGCTGCCAGTGGAGGAGGGAGACCGCGCCATTCACATCTGCAGGCTGATTTCCAGCCATGGAGCCCCTCTGATTTATAATCACCAGTATTTGATATACGATCCCAGCAGGCCCATCGTGGAGTCGGAGCTGGACCTCACCTCCCTGGGCGGCCTTTTCGCAGGAACCGGCAAGACCAATTTAAAAAGGGGCGACCTGCGCCTTAAGCCAGCCTCCCTGAGCGAGGATGAAGCCCGGTATCTGCAGGAAAAACCGGGGACGCCCGCCTTTTGCCTGGAGCACACCTTTTTCGACTTGCAGGACAAGCAGATCAGTTGGGGCTGGTTCATCTTTTTGAATGAACGGTTGCATTTCGGCGCCAAGGTGGGAGTGTGACCCGATGACAGGAGTTGTTAATGGCTGGTGACGACGCGCTATTTCCCGATGCATCCTTTCTGATGCATCTCTTGATGGAATTAAGGGAAGAGGAATCCATCGCCCTGGTGGAGAAGCTCTTGAGCCAGGGGGTCGACCCGTTGATGATTGTGGAGTACTGCCAGTCGGCCATGCGGGACGTGGGCAGATATTATGAGGAGGGCCGCTATTATTTGTCCGGGCTCATGATGGCCGGAGAAATCCTTCGCCAGGTCATGGAAATGGTGCTGCCCATCCTTTCCAAGAACATTCAGGAAGAGGCTTCCGGACGGGTTTTGATCGGTACGGTGCAGGGAGACATTCACGACATAGGCAAGAATCTGGTGACCATGCTGTTTCGGTGCCACGGATTTGAAGTGCTGGACCTGGGCGTGGACGTTCCGCCCTCGGAATTTTTAATCAAAGCCAAAGAGTTCAAACCGGACATTGTCGCCATGTCCGCCCTGCTGACCACCGCCCACGACTCCATAAAGGCCGCCGTGGACCTCCTCGCCTCCCAACCCGTGGACCTGGCGCAGCCCATCGCCACTATCGTCGGCGGGGGATTTATGGACGAGCAGGTTTGCCGGTATGTGGGGGCGGATTTTTGGGCCAGGGACGCCGTGACAGGCATACGCATCTGCCAAAGGCGCCTGGAAGAGAAGAAATCCTCTACATAGCCCTGAGCCTTTGAAGCTAAAAACTAAAAAGCCCCGGAAGGCCGCGCCTTCCAGGGCTTTTTTGATTCAGGATTATTATTCGGAGGCGTCCTTGCTTCTCAAAGGACGCACCCGGACCATTAGATCGCCTTTGGCGACCTGCTGCCCTTCGGTCACGGCAACTTCAGACACCACGCCGGCGATGGCCGCGTCCAAAGAATTGAGCATTTTCATGGCTTCCAGGACCAAAAGCGTATCTCCCTCGGAAATCTTCTGATCCACTTCCAGGGAAATCTGGGCCACCACCCCGGTCATGGGGGCGCGCACCTCTCCCATTTCGGCCAGGGAGGCGATTTCCGCCTGGGTAAGCTCCTTCTGCGGCCCCGCCTGCCCCTGGGAGGCTTCCGGGTAATGATGGAAGGGCTCCAGATGATGGTCCACGTACAGGTAATTCAACTGGCTGCCGTCATGCAATTCCTGGGTGCTGGCAAAGGTGACGGAGTGGTGCTTGCCCGTGTGGTCGGCGAAGGTCACCACCTCTTCCGCATCGAACCCGCCCTGGCGCAGCCATACGGACGGAGGCAGCACATAGGTCTTGCCATATTCCTCCTCGAACTTGAGGAAGTTCACGGCATCCCTGGGATGCTGGAGATACAAGACCAGTTCCTCAATGTCCGCCGGGCGGCCCAAAGCCTTTTCCAGTTCAGCCTGTTCGGCCTCCAGGTCTACGGGCGGGCATTCCTCGATGCCGGAATCCCGCTCCACAATGGCTTTCCAATC from Desulfatibacillum aliphaticivorans DSM 15576 includes:
- a CDS encoding uroporphyrinogen decarboxylase family protein encodes the protein MSQENEKLYEERKARIQKAINHEPVDMIPSIFMGCAFAPRYMGRTQEEYCLDATAGVDMTIEAIKKLGDMDGVNFMQSGMLPMHLTNLWLSKVLIPGIDLDKDALWQVQEKEVMKPEDYDFIIENGFPAFVEKLLPKVCDMELMGKHNAWMMENITQIAPKFKEAGYYPIVSGITTIPFEPLCGARSMNQFFFDLYRNPDKVEEAMEVLVPVLIEQGVMASMATGVMGVWVGGWRTASAMLAPKLWDRFVWPYFRRVAEALIEKGITPVFHWDQDWTRDLERLKELPPKKCILNLDGMTDIRKAKEILEDHTAIMGDMPPTLFSAGTPDDIYEYTKNLVQDLGPKGLLLTPGCDAPMNTKFENMEAFVAANREYGKVS
- a CDS encoding ASKHA domain-containing protein, whose amino-acid sequence is MSSKSEKTCTVEFQPLGRRIEAPFETTIAQAAQSAGVPLAADCGGKGKCGKCRVHILAGGAAPPDSSELKVLEQSSAAPQERLACMTRILGDVKIHVPKASMVHEQSLQLEGRMRSPDGDRLVQSRFVNLPLPNLQDQRSDSRRLSEAMDAWDENGWTLSPEFVRRLSGSLRESNGELTVFLQDGAPIGLIAGKKTPIGAAFDLGTTTIAGRLVDLETGEILCSEGCMNPQISYGEDVISRLDYAIHNPDGPGRLSAAAKDAINDLLSALCKNAGVEPERVSNISVACNTAMSHLLLKLPASPLARSPYAAGFSNPLELTGKAFGIKDAPTAKVYVFPCIEGFVGGDHTAMILACGLDQADETCLGVDIGTNTEIVLTRPGADGGMFVTSCASGPALEGAHVRDGMRASPGAIHKVRITENGPEIFTINNEPPVGICGSGLVDALAEMVRAGVLDSRGHFTYEAKGVHKSPRGKYYLLATKEKDQAKQDIIITQKDISELQLAKGAIHAGVQKLLQQMGISAKEISRVYMAGAFGSHLNMESALAIRLLPEDLADAEFVQAGNAAADGACLALLSRRERSRAEKIARNAVHVEMANDSSFSSVLVKAMRF
- a CDS encoding cobalamin B12-binding domain-containing protein, producing the protein MSNDIAALMAELEEEKVLALVKKQLEEGVDVNAILAACQEGMIGVGKKFEEGTYYISDLMMAGEIFKQINEEIGPNLASEQSAKAGKVIVGTVKDDIHDIGKDLVVGMLQSANMDVTDLGVDVPAEKFVEAVKETGATVVSLSALLTVAFDSIKETVEAFEKAGLRDKVKIMIGGGPIDETVCKYTGADNWGADAQAAVTLARGWLS
- a CDS encoding DUF1638 domain-containing protein, with translation MRAPSILIACEVVASELQSRIGEDLPVRKLDPSLHVYPDRLRTTIQEAIDEEENNYETLILGYGLCSRAVEGLKSKKSRLVFPLVDDCIGLFLGSKTAHKAHMKSAPGTFFLSKGWMDVGSTPFTEYEYMLGRFGEKAANRLMKAILKNYTRLTYIGMEGAANAQSYQDYARSKAKEHGLEYEEVFGSTALFDELIQGGGSSHIRIVPPGETIRYEMYMGDDN
- a CDS encoding sirohydrochlorin cobaltochelatase, whose product is MKPPIVLAAFGTSTRAKATYDLIDAAYREAFPGHEILWAYTSRTVASKVNKRSDEQKLHPEEVMDMLASQGHEWAVVQSLHLAWGHEFFRLKDDVQHEKVRASMGLPLLTSPEDCMEVAEDLARFFDSPEDEAQVFVGHGTDHPAWAMFTAMGSILKDMYGDRAFMGVLEEGYPDREVLINKLLVQGYKKARLIPFLLVSGMHFAKDLAGKKDSWKVKMEEAGIQVETENIGLGQSPAVIQMFVRHTREALHLVPL
- a CDS encoding (Fe-S)-binding protein — protein: MASKSYIDAFIPAGKDQDACINCGICLQKCPVMQMGKEESKAEIKRLLNGEQPERVLNECTFCMTCNHYCPQELKPYALIMERMNAKNREGGKEVPAGVKYMFTGDSDSGYFLDQYKKAPEAHQAILDKWTEVPEKSRDTLFIGCFGRTIPHTIEYSKALSGLAKYAPRNACCGEIPYRFGDYDAFTRTVDRTYGMLTQLDTERLVCYCGSCSNFYGNMWPAYHGVELPFEVISIWDWLWEKVQAGDLQFTNKLEGTAAINDSCYSSELGESFYDAVYGLHEAAGLTLAEPANTRQDSLCCGFASGFRNNWDHTQAAQETQKRVDQLKATAAPNVYCYCPGCYAALAPHGKKNGMRIHFSINRILQALGDDPPTKN
- a CDS encoding GTP-binding protein, with product MKLVIIIGFLGTGKTSLLLKLAEKAQSLNKQTAILVNEVGEIGVDNQIMKQLGHNVWEMLGGCVCCSLAGDVIGTLEKIDREFQSDVVLLEPSGAADPKNLMNVLADYQGVPFESLTKVGLIDSLRVEMLMAVAGPLIDSTLTHADMILITKADIASEEELNLAREVALSHLSGESVFAINVREEISQEILERIFPWKD
- a CDS encoding dihydropteroate synthase, coding for MKIIGEKINGTRKSVGQAIKEKDAEFIAALAKAQVEAGANLLDVNAGSAPDTETEDLIWLVGVVQDAVDCQLCLDSSRPEPLKAALEKVSQKPMINSISGEPKRLEEILPLAAANDCELIALALDEGGIPKTVDARMEVVRKMIARTRESGLADERLYIDPLVLSIATDIQAGNITLEVIRRIREEFPEAHITMGLSNVSFGLPKRMLINRTFLTLAYAAGMDSAIVDPTEASMREAILTVKMLLGEDRFCRNYTRMMQAAAAPKR
- a CDS encoding GntR family transcriptional regulator codes for the protein MDKALKIDRKSYLPAYAQIVDIIRKQISSGEYPPGSRLPSESQLCRQFQVSSVTVRRAISVLVEQGVVDTTQGKGSFIKPLELGSFSFDLRELQEVFEDEEDTQVKLLKARIIKADAALADKLPVEEGDRAIHICRLISSHGAPLIYNHQYLIYDPSRPIVESELDLTSLGGLFAGTGKTNLKRGDLRLKPASLSEDEARYLQEKPGTPAFCLEHTFFDLQDKQISWGWFIFLNERLHFGAKVGV